In Zingiber officinale cultivar Zhangliang chromosome 8B, Zo_v1.1, whole genome shotgun sequence, a single genomic region encodes these proteins:
- the LOC122016021 gene encoding probable receptor-like protein kinase At5g20050 yields MADVKLRLIAAAVIIFQLFLLLLLWLILHRSTAFFLTGSIDAAVLFVVLGWSCARLLFLSHRVIGVAEVTLVVLAAVALLAIVAVSCMNRCPVVFYTTSSVDLALTLALASWAVSEGAKAVRIRRERDLLSSDEEEGEDVALLDSTFYKEVIGLPRRFRYRELKAATQDFRTPIGRGGSGSVFKGFLGGGADMPVAVKRIEGGEARGDKEFRSEITSILSAQHVNLVTVVGYCFAPKRCRRFLVYKFYENGSLESWIFPGSGRCLPWSRRYRVAVDVAKALAYLHHDCRVRVLHLDVKPENILLDEGFRAHVTDFGISRLMDADVSKVVTTLRGTSGYLAPEWFAGAGISEKCDVYSYGMVLLELVGGRRNARFSEHDGDAEGRRWSYFPKNASEKVREGKVMEAVDERLRAGEQVEEEEVRRLVYVALWCIQDKPELRPSMATVVAMLQEYVAVVEPPETQMFLVDRTLPSESTWAPSVSNANSTTQSFSISIDPP; encoded by the coding sequence ATGGCGGACGTCAAGCTGAGGCTCATCGCCGCTGCCGTGATCATCTTCCagctctttcttctcctcctcctgtgGCTCATCCTCCACCGCTCCACCGCCTTCTTCCTCACTGGGAGCATCGACGCCGCTGTGCTCTTCGTGGTCCTCGGCTGGTCCTGCGCCCGTCTGCTCTTCCTGAGCCACCGAGTCATCGGCGTCGCTGAAGTGACCCTCGTCGTCCTCGCCGCCGTGGCCCTCCTGGCCATCGTCGCGGTTTCGTGCATGAACCGCTGTCCGGTGGTCTTCTATACTACCTCGTCGGTCGACCTCGCTTTGACCCTCGCCCTCGCCTCTTGGGCGGTCTCTGAGGGTGCGAAAGCTGTGAGAATTCGACGCGAGCGAGATCTGTTATCTTCCgatgaggaggaaggagaagatgTGGCTTTATTGGATTCTACCTTTTATAAAGAAGTCATCGGTCTACCGCGACGATTCCGGTACCGCGAGCTCAAGGCCGCCACGCAGGACTTCCGGACTCCTATCGGCCGAGGTGGCTCTGGCTCGGTCTTCAAGGGGTTCCTTGGGGGCGGCGCCGACATGCCCGTCGCCGTGAAGCGAATCGAGGGAGGCGAAGCGCGCGGAGACAAGGAATTCCGCAGTGAGATCACCAGCATCTTGAGCGCGCAGCACGTCAATCTTGTCACGGTCGTCGGATACTGCTTTGCCCCAAAGCGCTGCCGCCGTTTTCTCGTCTACAAGTTCTACGAGAATGGATCGCTCGAGTCGTGGATCTTCCCAGGGAGCGGGCGCTGCCTTCCCTGGTCTCGCAGGTACCGAGTCGCCGTCGACGTTGCCAAGGCGCTCGCATACCTCCACCACGACTGCCGCGTCAGAGTCCTGCACCTCGACGTCAAACCGGAAAACATCCTCCTCgacgaagggttccgggcgcacGTCACCGACTTCGGCATATCGAGGCTGATGGACGCCGACGTGAGCAAGGTGGTGACGACGCTGCGGGGCACTAGTGGGTACTTGGCGCCTGAGTGGTTCGCCGGCGCCGGCATCTCCGAGAAATGCGACGTGTACAGCTACGGAATGGTGCTGCTGGAGCTGGTGGGTGGGAGGCGTAACGCGCGGTTCAGCGAGCACGACGGCGACGCCGAGGGCAGGCGGTGGTCTTACTTCCCCAAGAACGCGAGCGAGAAGGTGCGGGAGGGGAAGGTGATGGAGGCGGTGGACGAGAGGCTGCGCGCGGGGGAgcaggtggaggaggaggaggtgaggAGGTTGGTGTACGTAGCCCTGTGGTGCATACAGGACAAACCGGAGCTAAGGCCGAGCATGGCGACTGTGGTGGCCATGCTCCAGGAGTACGTCGCGGTGGTCGAGCCGCCGGAAACGCAAATGTTCCTGGTGGACCGCACGTTGCCCTCTGAGTCAACATGGGCTCCTTCAGTTTCCAATGCAAACTCGACAACGCAGTCTTTCTCGATCTCAATTGACccaccataa